The proteins below come from a single Serratia ficaria genomic window:
- the trmJ gene encoding tRNA (cytosine(32)/uridine(32)-2'-O)-methyltransferase TrmJ has translation MLHNIRIVLVETSHTGNMGSTARAMKTMGLTNLYLVNPLIKPDSQAIALAAGASDVIGNATIVDTLDDAIAGCSLVVGTSARSRTLPWPMLEPRECGVRAVHEGEHAPVALVFGRERVGLTNDELQKCHYHVAIPANPDYSSLNLAMAVQILAYEVRVAYLDRQQAGAPQLEETPYPLVDDLERFYQHLEQTLQRTGFIRPAHPGQVMSRLRRLFTRARPEGQELNILRGMLTSIEKQDKHQGN, from the coding sequence ATGCTGCACAATATCCGCATTGTTCTGGTAGAGACCTCCCATACCGGCAACATGGGCTCGACCGCCAGAGCCATGAAAACCATGGGGTTAACCAACCTTTATCTGGTTAACCCGTTGATCAAACCCGATTCTCAGGCGATTGCCCTGGCCGCCGGCGCCAGCGACGTGATCGGCAACGCCACCATCGTCGATACCCTGGATGACGCCATCGCCGGCTGCAGCCTGGTGGTCGGCACCAGCGCGCGTTCGCGCACGCTGCCCTGGCCGATGCTGGAGCCGCGCGAGTGCGGCGTGCGTGCGGTGCACGAAGGCGAGCACGCGCCGGTGGCGCTGGTGTTCGGCCGCGAACGCGTCGGCCTGACCAACGACGAGCTGCAGAAGTGCCACTATCACGTCGCCATTCCGGCCAACCCGGATTACAGCTCGCTGAACCTGGCGATGGCGGTGCAGATCCTGGCGTACGAAGTGCGCGTGGCTTATCTCGATCGCCAGCAGGCGGGCGCGCCGCAGCTGGAAGAAACCCCTTATCCGCTGGTGGACGACCTCGAGCGCTTTTATCAGCACCTGGAGCAGACGCTGCAGCGCACCGGTTTTATTCGCCCGGCGCATCCGGGGCAGGTAATGAGCCGGCTGCGCCGCTTGTTCACCCGCGCGCGGCCGGAAGGGCAGGAGCTGAATATCCTGCGCGGCATGCTGACGTCGATCGAGAAACAGGATAAACATCAAGGTAATTAA
- the suhB gene encoding inositol-1-monophosphatase, whose product MHPMLTIAVRAARKAGNLIAKNYETPDAVEASQKGTNDFVTNVDRDAEHLIIDVIRKSYPQHTIITEERGELVGEDQDVQWVIDPLDGTSNFIKRFPHFSVSIAVRIKGRTEVAVVYDPMRNELFTATRGQGAQLNGYRLRGTNAKDLDGTILATGFPFKLKQHATPYINVVGKLFTQCADFRRTGSAALDLAYVAAGRVDGFFEIGLKPWDFAAGELLVRESGGLVTDFVGGHNHFSSGNIVAGNPRVVKAMLSTMREELSEALKR is encoded by the coding sequence ATGCATCCGATGCTGACGATCGCCGTGCGCGCTGCGCGCAAGGCCGGTAACCTGATTGCCAAAAACTACGAAACCCCGGACGCTGTCGAAGCGAGCCAGAAAGGGACCAATGACTTTGTCACTAACGTCGATCGCGATGCAGAGCATCTGATCATCGACGTGATCCGCAAGTCTTATCCGCAACACACTATCATTACCGAAGAACGCGGTGAGCTGGTCGGCGAAGATCAGGATGTACAATGGGTGATCGATCCACTGGATGGCACCTCAAACTTTATCAAACGTTTCCCACACTTCTCCGTTTCCATCGCGGTACGCATCAAAGGCCGTACTGAAGTGGCCGTGGTTTACGATCCAATGCGCAACGAACTGTTCACCGCCACTCGCGGCCAGGGCGCACAGCTGAACGGCTACCGCCTGCGCGGCACCAACGCCAAAGATCTGGATGGCACCATCCTGGCGACCGGTTTCCCGTTCAAGCTCAAACAGCACGCTACCCCTTACATCAACGTCGTCGGTAAACTGTTCACCCAGTGCGCGGACTTCCGCCGCACCGGCTCCGCCGCGCTGGATCTGGCCTACGTCGCCGCCGGCCGCGTGGACGGTTTCTTCGAGATTGGCCTGAAGCCATGGGACTTCGCCGCGGGCGAACTGCTGGTGCGCGAATCCGGCGGCCTGGTGACCGACTTCGTTGGCGGCCACAACCACTTCAGCTCCGGCAACATCGTCGCCGGCAACCCGCGCGTCGTGAAAGCCATGCTGTCCACCATGCGTGAAGAACTGAGCGAAGCGCTGAAGCGTTAA
- a CDS encoding nickel/cobalt transporter, with the protein MSINLSQPAGRKRHWAFSLWPLLLFALLLALAAQLAWHFWPQLLMQSVVWQKGLHQQMAGLLQQVKAAPQQAGLALMLFSLSYGVLHALGPGHGKVVIATYLATHPARLKSSLKLTFAASLVQGGVAIALVTLMLGVLQLSSRQLHQSSFWLEKGSFILVILLGALLSWRAVKRLHAAVKAMRPAPALRINSLKPLAADHVHSAHCGCGHRHLPNDSELQAGGDWRTQTAIVLAMGMRPCSGAILVLLFSKVIGVFAWGVISALAMALGTSLTISLLALLVHYSRRLAVRLSRSRAPAAWSAVAWGSLALAGGLILLFAGLLLYLSAQPEFGGGIRPFSR; encoded by the coding sequence ATGTCAATAAATCTCAGCCAACCGGCCGGCCGCAAACGCCACTGGGCTTTCAGCCTGTGGCCGCTGCTGCTGTTCGCGCTGCTGCTGGCGCTGGCGGCTCAGCTGGCCTGGCATTTTTGGCCGCAGCTGCTGATGCAGAGCGTGGTGTGGCAAAAGGGGCTGCACCAGCAGATGGCGGGGCTGCTGCAGCAGGTAAAGGCCGCGCCGCAGCAGGCCGGCCTGGCATTGATGCTGTTCAGCCTGAGCTACGGCGTGTTGCATGCGCTGGGCCCCGGCCACGGCAAGGTGGTGATCGCCACCTATCTGGCTACCCATCCGGCGCGGCTGAAAAGCAGCCTGAAGCTGACCTTCGCCGCGTCGCTGGTGCAGGGGGGAGTGGCGATCGCGCTGGTGACGCTGATGCTGGGGGTGCTGCAGCTGTCTTCCCGGCAGCTGCATCAGAGCAGCTTCTGGCTGGAGAAGGGCAGTTTTATCCTGGTGATATTGCTCGGGGCGTTGCTGAGCTGGCGCGCAGTGAAACGCCTGCATGCGGCGGTGAAGGCGATGCGCCCGGCGCCGGCGTTGCGCATCAACAGCCTCAAGCCGTTGGCGGCGGATCACGTTCACAGCGCGCACTGCGGCTGCGGGCATCGCCATCTGCCCAACGACAGCGAGCTGCAGGCCGGCGGCGACTGGCGCACCCAGACCGCCATCGTGCTGGCGATGGGCATGCGGCCCTGTTCCGGGGCGATTCTGGTGCTGCTGTTCTCCAAGGTGATCGGCGTATTCGCCTGGGGCGTGATTTCCGCGCTGGCGATGGCGCTCGGCACCTCGCTGACCATTTCCCTGCTGGCGCTGCTGGTGCATTACAGCCGCCGGTTGGCGGTGCGTCTCAGCCGTTCGCGCGCGCCCGCCGCCTGGAGCGCGGTGGCCTGGGGTTCGCTGGCGCTGGCCGGCGGCCTGATACTGCTGTTCGCCGGGCTGTTGTTGTACCTGAGCGCACAGCCGGAATTCGGCGGCGGCATCCGGCCGTTCTCCCGCTAA
- a CDS encoding DUF1007 family protein produces MMKLRRILAGACALFSAGAGAHPHSFIDMNTTFVAKDQRLVGMKMVWVMDEITSADLLYDAGNAKSDSVVWKKLAAEVMANVLGQHYFTDVYRDGKPVKYLNLPSEYRLSRQGNQAVLEFVLPLAEPQPLAGKPFEIATYDPTYFVDMTYKDQAALHLPPEMAQQCQLSLKTPKPDASLQAYALSLDKNDSPGEDMALGQQFAQRVTLQCQ; encoded by the coding sequence ATGATGAAGTTACGTCGTATTCTGGCCGGCGCCTGTGCCTTGTTCAGCGCCGGCGCTGGCGCTCACCCGCACAGCTTTATTGATATGAACACCACCTTTGTGGCTAAGGATCAACGGCTGGTCGGCATGAAAATGGTTTGGGTAATGGATGAAATCACCTCGGCGGACCTGCTGTACGATGCCGGCAACGCCAAAAGCGATTCGGTGGTGTGGAAAAAGCTGGCGGCGGAAGTGATGGCCAACGTGCTCGGCCAGCACTACTTCACCGACGTTTATCGCGACGGCAAACCGGTGAAATACCTTAATCTGCCGAGCGAGTATCGCCTGTCGCGGCAGGGCAATCAGGCGGTGCTGGAGTTTGTGCTGCCGCTGGCCGAGCCGCAGCCGCTGGCGGGCAAGCCCTTCGAGATAGCCACCTACGATCCCACCTATTTTGTCGACATGACCTATAAAGACCAGGCGGCGCTGCATCTGCCGCCGGAAATGGCGCAGCAGTGCCAGCTCAGCCTGAAGACGCCGAAGCCCGATGCTTCGCTGCAGGCCTATGCGCTGTCGCTCGATAAGAACGACTCGCCCGGCGAAGATATGGCGTTGGGGCAACAGTTCGCGCAACGGGTGACCCTGCAATGTCAATAA